The following is a genomic window from Brachionichthys hirsutus isolate HB-005 chromosome 15, CSIRO-AGI_Bhir_v1, whole genome shotgun sequence.
ATTGGCATCATTTACCGAATACGCACGTTTgtgaaattaaaagaaattgCATGTTCATATTTACCTTTAGCAGTCTTGGATCTGTTCAATAAATTGCCATGTCAGacaaatcaacattttatttcagagtGATCGTTACAATTTACGTTTAACAGCGTCTGAGTTTGTAAAAATCCATAATGACCACTGAGGTGTTTATACGAAAGCTACATTTCAGCTCGTTCTGTTATTGCAATACTAAACTAGAGGCAACTacgaaggtggggggggggggggggtaccataATGCATGCTGTACGCAGGAAGTTAAAAGCAAACACCGCAACAAACCGAAGGTCAGTGTTttaattattacacaaaattgtGGTCTTTCTTCATTCCCACTGAATGGTGGTCACCTGGGGGGTCACTTCTGGTGTTGGGCTGAGGTTTGTAAGCCACGCCTGGGTAACTGAAAAACAACAGACAGGTTATGTAATAACATCTGGCTCTGCTAACGAAGCGCCAGAATCATTGCAACGTGACAAAAACCTCCTGCCACAACTCACTGcgttttttcctctttcaccaTTTCCCTGAAAGCCAGAGACTTCAGGATGCCCCCGACTATCAGGATGCTCCCTCCGATCCAAGCGACGAACAGCGCGGAGCCAAAGGTGTATCTGTGACGGGCCATACGGCATCATTCAGCAAAAAACAGGCGCCAACGTAGAAAACTGCATGCAAAGCAACTGTTCCGTCTCACGTGGGAATTCCTCCCCCCATCCCCGGCATCCCCATCCCGCCCCCCTGCATGCTTCCTGCGAATCCTCCCTCGTAGTTGCTGGATGACCTGAAAGTGGACACGATCTGGTTGGCGTAGATTGAAGCTCCGGTGATTCCACACAAACCTGAGAGAAAGGAGCGTGGAGTCCGTTTATTTGGCTTACGTAATTTGTGTTAATCCTAATCTCACCGGCGATGATGAACATGATGCCCGCCGTCAGGCTCATCTTGGCCTTGGAGGACTCTGACATGCTGTTCATGGTGAGGCAGGTCAGGGAGAAAACCGATATGAAGGCCCCGATGACGCTCAGCACCACGCCCACAATCATCAGAGCTCGCACAGCCTGGAAGGagcctgggggggaggggggggggggtgcaggaagCTTCATCAGACGCAACAATAGAGGCCTCTGAGCCACAAGTGGCAAAAACTACCGATTCCGTCCTATCGGATCAGATCccgtaaaaaaaaatccatcataAAACGACATCTGACAATCAGGAGGATGTTTAGATGTAAAATAATAAGTTGTTTTTGTATCTTATGGGGCCCCAGTGTGTGCCCGGTGTGCTCCTACAGAAGGTGTGCTAAAGCAACCTGCCCTTTACTTGTTTGTTCTGCTTCCGATAACTGTGTTGACTGACTTTCAGCTCGTTACAGCAGCCAGAATGAACGGACAGAGGGCTGGACTCTGGAGCGAGGGTTTGTGTCAGGGCGACGGAAAGCAGAATAGAAAGGAGGGCAAGAACACGAGCCTTTTTAAAGAATCAAGATTACATAAAAATATTACGGAGTTTGTGTAATAATCTCATTTATTGTTTCGGAGCCTCACGTATTTGCTAAAAGTGGTTTGAtcatatttcattatttctacATTTGTAAACCACATGAACAAGTTTcattatatttgtttaaaatacATATAGTTTAAACATTATGGGATACTATGATTTATTTCtgtgaagattttttttaaatgtttttttcgaCCTTTtcgcaaaaaaaaatattattaaaatctTCTTGGAGATTTGACGAGATTAAACCAACAGACACTGGGTGGTTTATAAATATCTTATAGCTACGCGAAAGAGAAGAGTCCACCCTCTAATAATCATCTTTATCCACGCGCCTGAAATAGAATCATCGCCCACTAACTGGAGTTCAACCAGTAAATCCAGTTCTTCTCATGCATTTCCTCAAAGGATAAACTGCATCTGAGACGGTTTGGATGTTCTCACAGTCAATAAACGAAGAGTTTTACCTGAGAAACCCAGGAGGCCGTAGAGCGGGCGACACTCGGTGAATCCAGAGGACACGGTCTCACAGTCCCGCCACAGACCCTTGTAGGTGTAAACCGATGTCACCAAGTCCCCCTGTCTGTTCTTCACGCTCCACGTATTCGTGGCGGTCGCTGCGATGAGGGTCGCCGCGCCGATCAAACCCAAGATGAATCCGCCATTCTGTAGAACTGCTGGAGCCATTCTTAGCTCAGAAGTACGGAAATATgccttagtgtgtgtgtgtgtgtgtgtgtgtgtgtgtgcgtgtgtgtggcttgCGTTTAGTTTAAGTAGAAAAGGAAACTAATTCTTGAAGTAAAGCAGAATATACGAATGAATTTAAGTGGAGGTGCCAGAGGGGCTCAGGCGTGTGGGGCGTCTGTAGGGAACTGAAATGGGCGAGGTGGCGCTCGGCGGTGATGGTGGCGTTGGGTGGAGGCGGTCGGCTTTCACCGCATCAGGGTTGGGCTGCCTTGCGTCGAGGGGATGTGGACACAGTGGCGATAGGCGCACCTGTTACCTAAATGAGAACTgttcaaatgtaaatatgaTGAAACTGAATCACTGAACTTTCCATAAAACTGCCAACCGTTGGAGCATTAGTGAGTAAATGATGCGGaattgtttccatggtaacactCGTGATTCAAATAGCCGTGGAAAACTGTGAGACGGGCGTCGATCGTCGGTCAGGCGTGACATCGCCGGGATAAAACGTGCAGGAGAAAGTAACATCCATAGATATTTATTAAAGTTTTCCTGTCTGGTTTTTGATGAGCccaaattgcattaaaaaaagacaaaaacatccactgagaggtcaaaggtcaagctcAGCAACAGAGCTGCATCCCTCCACATTctcattgtttttttggttttttctttttttactcttcCAAATGATGAAATGTCAACAACATGGCAACTGTACGCATCAGGGTTTTACTGTTTAGAAGAACGTCCCTGATCCACAGCACGTCCAGCCAGGGACACAAGCTGAACCACCTGATCCACATCAC
Proteins encoded in this region:
- the cldn18 gene encoding claudin-18 → MAPAVLQNGGFILGLIGAATLIAATATNTWSVKNRQGDLVTSVYTYKGLWRDCETVSSGFTECRPLYGLLGFSGSFQAVRALMIVGVVLSVIGAFISVFSLTCLTMNSMSESSKAKMSLTAGIMFIIAGLCGITGASIYANQIVSTFRSSSNYEGGFAGSMQGGGMGMPGMGGGIPTYTFGSALFVAWIGGSILIVGGILKSLAFREMVKEEKTHYPGVAYKPQPNTRSDPPGDHHSVGMKKDHNFV